A single Micromonospora sp. CCTCC AA 2012012 DNA region contains:
- a CDS encoding ATP-binding cassette domain-containing protein: protein MSSLRVLVDGQEVELPEDVHYLLRDGERLTVSPTPADAEPDRQLGFFVPILGRWFFHADNVPAARVLRIDGAAVRNVRQELPTGRVTEVALTTDVATRPVNPRRPADGDHTPAPPPPPPVHTAAPPRGAIRYVIGRVGTKADIPVDDPLVRARHATVRIDSKGRWWIAGELYVDGVRRMSATLTDGQVFVVGQTAVTVSPDLLPNAPGQTGPRPGVRELRSGELRRPTTETGLAVRLDHVTAVGDKGKVLLDDVSLDIAPGQVVAVVGPSGAGKSSLIKVLMGELTETSGKVHLGPGTDGRTDPQLRRRQVRYVPQGDEDLFKTLTVRETLSYAARLRAAADTLPREIDDRVGDVLRRLGLDQPADLPDRRVGNLSGGQRRRVSIGTELVGSPQLLLLDEPTSGLDPGKDRAIMADLRAVSVTYHCTVLIVTHSTEHLGLVDRVVVVAKGGRVHDAGPPETVLRTLGHATWADLMVELDREPATPENRPVTAGSTPPRSPLPARWDLAGLRTLLHRQFTLTSRRGLRSLAVLLAVPLICTGFAVVASPDGLRPGAEMGAVLAILVTVAALTGAALTYPDIVGDEKTLRRDFRVGVETAPMILAKALVYSGVCAVLAGVVTVAFALVRALPPMVYGVPPLAMLYGVVLLTMLASMGLGMFISAGSPSLERAVTWSTLLAVTQVALSGTLFRLGGVIGVATGVLPTRLGLAAVASYSDLNRHRRPALYEDWMWDSGVGRFWVLNIMAMLVFLVAVAGAVRLLHRRWTR, encoded by the coding sequence ATGAGTTCGTTGCGAGTCCTTGTTGACGGGCAGGAGGTCGAGCTGCCGGAGGACGTGCACTACCTCCTGCGGGACGGCGAGCGGTTGACCGTCAGTCCGACGCCGGCCGACGCGGAACCGGACCGGCAGCTCGGCTTCTTCGTACCGATCCTCGGGCGGTGGTTCTTCCACGCCGACAACGTGCCGGCCGCCCGGGTGCTGCGCATCGACGGGGCGGCAGTCCGCAACGTCCGGCAGGAGCTGCCCACCGGCCGGGTGACCGAGGTGGCGTTGACGACCGACGTGGCCACCCGCCCGGTGAACCCACGCCGGCCGGCCGACGGCGATCACACCCCGGCACCCCCACCGCCCCCGCCGGTCCACACCGCTGCGCCACCCCGTGGCGCAATCAGGTATGTCATCGGCCGGGTGGGCACCAAAGCAGACATCCCCGTTGACGACCCGCTGGTCCGCGCCCGCCACGCCACCGTCCGTATCGACAGCAAGGGCCGCTGGTGGATCGCCGGCGAGCTGTACGTCGACGGGGTCCGACGGATGTCGGCGACCCTCACGGACGGACAGGTCTTCGTCGTCGGGCAGACCGCCGTCACCGTGAGCCCGGACCTGCTGCCGAACGCCCCCGGCCAGACGGGACCCCGCCCCGGCGTCCGCGAGCTGCGCAGCGGGGAGTTGCGACGCCCCACCACTGAGACCGGCCTCGCCGTCCGCCTCGACCATGTGACGGCCGTCGGGGACAAGGGCAAGGTGCTCCTCGACGACGTCAGCCTCGACATCGCCCCCGGGCAAGTGGTTGCCGTGGTCGGCCCGTCCGGCGCCGGCAAGTCCTCCCTGATCAAGGTACTGATGGGCGAGCTGACGGAGACGTCTGGCAAGGTCCACCTCGGTCCGGGTACGGATGGAAGGACTGATCCACAGCTGCGCCGGCGACAGGTCCGGTATGTGCCGCAGGGCGACGAGGACCTGTTCAAGACGTTGACGGTACGGGAGACGCTGAGCTATGCGGCCCGCCTCCGCGCCGCTGCGGACACGCTGCCCCGGGAGATCGATGACCGGGTCGGGGATGTTCTGCGCCGGCTGGGCCTGGACCAGCCGGCCGATCTCCCGGACCGTCGGGTCGGCAACCTGTCGGGCGGGCAGCGCCGGCGGGTGTCGATCGGCACGGAACTCGTCGGCAGCCCGCAGCTGCTTCTGCTGGACGAGCCGACCAGCGGCCTCGACCCCGGCAAGGACCGCGCGATCATGGCCGACCTCCGGGCGGTGAGCGTCACCTACCACTGCACGGTGCTCATCGTCACCCACTCCACGGAGCATCTCGGCCTGGTGGACAGAGTGGTCGTCGTCGCCAAGGGCGGACGCGTCCACGACGCGGGTCCTCCGGAAACGGTGCTGCGTACGCTCGGCCACGCCACCTGGGCCGACCTCATGGTGGAACTCGACCGGGAACCGGCAACGCCGGAGAACCGGCCGGTCACGGCGGGCAGCACGCCACCACGGAGCCCGCTGCCCGCCCGGTGGGACCTGGCCGGGCTCCGCACCCTGCTGCACCGGCAGTTCACGCTCACCTCCCGGCGGGGCCTCAGGTCCCTGGCGGTGCTGCTCGCGGTGCCACTGATCTGTACGGGCTTCGCGGTCGTCGCCTCACCCGACGGGCTCCGGCCGGGGGCGGAAATGGGGGCGGTGCTGGCCATCCTCGTCACCGTGGCGGCACTCACGGGGGCCGCCCTGACCTACCCCGACATCGTCGGCGACGAGAAGACCCTGCGCCGTGACTTCCGGGTGGGTGTCGAGACAGCGCCAATGATCCTCGCCAAGGCGCTCGTCTACTCCGGCGTTTGCGCCGTCCTGGCCGGTGTGGTCACCGTGGCGTTCGCACTGGTCCGCGCGCTGCCTCCGATGGTGTACGGCGTGCCACCGCTCGCCATGCTCTACGGCGTGGTCCTGCTGACGATGCTCGCGTCGATGGGGCTGGGCATGTTCATCTCGGCGGGCTCCCCGAGTCTGGAACGGGCGGTCACGTGGAGCACGCTGCTGGCCGTGACGCAGGTGGCGCTCAGCGGCACCCTCTTCCGGCTCGGCGGGGTGATCGGGGTTGCCACCGGCGTCCTGCCCACCCGGCTGGGGCTGGCCGCCGTCGCCTCCTATTCCGACCTTAACCGGCATCGCCGTCCTGCCCTGTACGAGGACTGGATGTGGGACAGCGGCGTCGGCAGGTTCTGGGTCCTCAACATCATGGCCATGCTCGTGTTCCTGGTCGCCGTCGCCGGTGCGGTCCGGCTCCTGCACCGACGATGGACACGATGA
- a CDS encoding TIGR03086 family metal-binding protein has product MHTIPDLRAADEAAVRATVALVERVRPADLGRPTPCAGWDLAALLAHLTAQHLGFAASARGDGASLDEWRVRPLGDRPAADHADAAEQVIAAFRAPGVLDRTFALPEFGEGVRVPGRQAISFHFIDYVVHGWDVARSLALPFALPAELLRAAVTVAEAIPDDDRRLAPGAAFAPRLSVPDDGEPLARILALVGRSASWPEN; this is encoded by the coding sequence ATGCATACTATTCCGGATCTCCGCGCGGCGGACGAGGCAGCCGTACGGGCGACCGTGGCGCTGGTCGAACGCGTACGCCCGGCGGACCTGGGCCGGCCGACGCCCTGCGCCGGCTGGGACCTGGCCGCCCTGCTGGCGCACCTGACCGCGCAGCATCTCGGCTTCGCCGCCTCGGCCCGTGGCGACGGCGCCTCCCTCGACGAGTGGCGGGTCCGCCCCCTCGGCGACCGCCCCGCGGCGGACCATGCGGACGCCGCAGAGCAGGTCATCGCCGCCTTCCGGGCGCCCGGCGTGCTCGACCGGACGTTCGCCCTCCCCGAGTTCGGCGAGGGGGTCCGGGTGCCGGGCCGGCAGGCGATCAGCTTCCACTTCATCGACTACGTGGTGCACGGCTGGGACGTCGCCCGCTCCCTCGCGCTGCCGTTCGCGTTGCCGGCGGAGCTGCTGCGGGCGGCGGTCACCGTCGCCGAGGCGATTCCCGACGACGATCGCCGGCTCGCCCCCGGCGCTGCCTTCGCCCCCCGACTGTCCGTACCCGACGACGGCGAGCCACTGGCACGGATCCTCGCGCTGGTCGGCCGCTCCGCGTCTTGGCCGGAGAACTAG